The Microbulbifer sp. YPW1 genome contains the following window.
GCCTTCCTTGACGTAATCGTAATCAATATCCTGCAGAGCATTGAGTATCTGGAGCACCGCCGGCACTTCGACGATATAGCCGGTAGGATTGCCCTCGTCGTCACGGACAAAATAGGCCACATCGGGCACGGGATCTTTTGTGTCCTTGGTGATGCCAGCCATCTCCAGGGCCTTGGAGTTGGCCCAGGCGGAGTGGCCATCGACCTGCCACAGAAATACCGGCCGTTCGGACTCAATCTTGTCCAGCATGGCCGCAGTGGGCTGTTTGCCGCCATAGAGATTGGGGCGGACTCCCCAACCGTGGATCTGCTCCAAATCCGGATTGGCTTCCGCATATTCTTTCAGCTTGCCCAGCAGTTCTTCCATACTCTCGGATTGCAGGTTGACTCCGCGCAACATGACGCCGGGGGTGATGGAATGGAAATGGCCCTCGACAAAACCGGGCAGCATCAGCTTGCCGTCGAGATCGATCTCCTTGGTATTCTCTCCAACCATTGCCTTCGCGCCGGCGTCGTCGCCGACGTAGACGATCTCGTCACCGCGCACGGCGACGGCCTGGGCCCAGGAATTTTCCTTGTCGACGGTGTAGACCTTGCCGTTGGTGAAGACGAAATCGGCCGATTCAGCGGCGGAAGTGGAAGCGCCAGGTGCCGGCTGGTTGGTCGCTGGGGCAGTGGATTCCGGCTTTTCGGAACACCCGGCCAGCGCTAACGCCAGCACAGTCAGTATGGAGCCCAAGGTCTTAGTCAGATCCATAACTGCTCTCCTGAGTTAAAGCTGCAATATCAAATTAGGCTTATAGGTCGTCGCCGTGCCGGACTACGCCATCCATCATGGTAAAAATTACATTGGCCTTGTAGATGTCGTGTGGGTCGATCTCGAACAGGTTTTGGTCGAGCACAATGAGGTCGGCCTTCTTGCCTACTTCAATTGACCCGATCTTGTCCTCTACGCCGATGCCGTAGGCTGCGCCATAGGTATTCGCGCGGATCGCTTCGGCCACTGTCAGACGCGCGTCTTCGCCACCCAATATCGGCATGTCCGGCTTGCCCAGCATCTGGCGGGTCACCGCCACCGTGATGGCGTTGAGCGGTTTATAGTCTGCAACATAAGATGCTGCGGGAAAATCCGAGCCCAGCGAAACATTGGCGCCGGCTTCGAGCATTGCCTTGATCGGAAAGAGCTGCTTCATCCGCTCCTCGCCCAGTCGTACAGGACTGACATTGGCTGTGTAGGGATCGAACGCGAACCACTGTCCGGTCGTATCGTAGGTCGCGTTCAACTCCTTGAAGCGCGGCCGGTCGTCCGGATGCACGAGCTGCGCGTGCGAGGCGACCGGCCGCCGGTCCCATTCGGGATTGGACTTCTTCGCTAGCTCGACCGCATCGAGGAACTTGCGCACGGCAAGATCGCCGAAGCAGTGACAGATGAGGTGCAGTTGCTCCTTGTCGGCGCGCACGGCCGCATCGTTGATCACGTCGAATGGAATGATCGGCTCGGGCTTGGCGTCGGGCTTGTCGGCGTAGCCGTCGACATAGAGGCCGCTGTACTTGTCGTCGTCGCCGTCCATGTTGATCTTGAGCGCACTGACCTGCACCAGGCCCTCCTGGTTCTCGTCGCGCATCTTCTTGGCAATCGGCACCGGGTCGATGCTGGCATCATTCCAGTAATAACTGCCGTATATCCGCGTCCCCAGCGTGCCGTCTTTTTCGAAATCCTTGAGGATACCGATGGCCATGTCCTGGTCGACGCCGGCCCAGCCGAAATCGTGCACGGCGGTGATACCGGCTTTCGAGTATTCCGGGAACCACTTGGCCATACCCCCGCGGATATAGTCCTCATCGACCGTGACAAACTTGTTCAGGATTTCGACCTGCGCCGGGACCTCGATGATATAGCCGGTGGGATTGCCCTCGTTGTCGCGGACAAAATAGGACACCCCGGGCACGGTGTCCGGCGTGTCCTTGTTGAGTCCCGCCATTTCCATCGCCTTGGTATTGACCCAGGCGGAGTGGCCGTCGACCTGCCACAGATAGACCGGCCTGTCGGGGACAACTTCGTCCAGCATCGCCGCATTCGGCTCGCCCGGACCATAGATGTTGGGGCGCACACCCCAGCCGTTGATAAACTTGAGATCGGGATGCTCCTCGGCATATTTTTTGAGCTTGGCGAGCAGCTCGTCCATCGAGTCGGTCTGCAAGTCGGGGCCGTGCAGGATGATACCCTGCGTCGTGGTGTGGAAATGGCCTTCGACAAAACCGGGCAGCATCAGCTTGCCGTCGAGATCGATCTCCTTGGTATTCTCTCCAACCATTGCCTTCGCGCCG
Protein-coding sequences here:
- a CDS encoding amidohydrolase — encoded protein: MFLQKTLFSLAAVLAFVLAGCSEKPESRAPTTAEPGAASPAAEVADFVFTNGKVYTVDEENSWAEAVAVRGDEIVYVGDDAGAKAMVGENTKEIDLDGKLMLPGFVEGHFHTTTQGIILHGPDLQTDSMDELLAKLKKYAEEHPDLKFINGWGVRPNIYGPGEPNAAMLDEVVPDRPVYLWQVDGHSAWVNTKAMEMAGLNKDTPDTVPGVSYFVRDNEGNPTGYIIEVPAQVEILNKFVTVDEDYIRGGMAKWFPEYSKAGITAVHDFGWAGVDQDMAIGILKDFEKDGTLGTRIYGSYYWNDASIDPVPIAKKMRDENQEGLVQVSALKINMDGDDDKYSGLYVDGYADKPDAKPEPIIPFDVINDAAVRADKEQLHLICHCFGDLAVRKFLDAVELAKKSNPEWDRRPVASHAQLVHPDDRPRFKELNATYDTTGQWFAFDPYTANVSPVRLGEERMKQLFPIKAMLEAGANVSLGSDFPAASYVADYKPLNAITVAVTRQMLGKPDMPILGGEDARLTVAEAIRANTYGAAYGIGVEDKIGSIEVGKKADLIVLDQNLFEIDPHDIYKANVIFTMMDGVVRHGDDL